The segment CGGATACGGCCGCTGGCATCGGGCTCCATGGCCAGAAGGTCCCCGCGGCGATTGCCAAGCCGTTCGATCAGCACGCCCTGGTGGGCCTGTTCCACGTCCAGGGTGAGCGCCTCGTAGGGCTCGTGGACCTCACCGTCCACGATCTTGGTGATCACCTGCGGGCGCGACACCGCGAGCTCGTAGCCCTCGCGGCGCATGGTCTCGATCAGGATGCCGAGATGCAGCTCACCGCGTCCCGAGACCTTGAATTTATCGGCATCGGCCGTATCCTCGACGCGCAGGGCGACGTTGTGGATGAGTTCGCGCTCGAGGCGCTCGCGCAGCTGGCGGCTGGTGACAAACTTCCCGTCTTGTCCCACGAACGGCGAGGTGTTGATCTCGAAGGTCATGCTCACGGTGGGTTCATCCACGGTGAGCGGCGGCAGGGCCTCGGGCCGGCTTGGGTCGCACAGCGTGTCCGAGATGTAGATGGGGTCGATACCGGTTACGGCGATGATGTCGCCGGCCGAGGCCTCCTTGATCTCGGTGCGCTCCAGGCCCAGGAAGCCCAGCACCTGCAGGACTTTGCCCTCGCGGCGTTTGCCCTCGCGGTCGATGACCGCCACTGCCTGATTGGTGCGTACCGTCCCGCGCTTGATGCGGCCGGTGGCGATCGGGCCCACATAGCTCGAATAGGCGAGGCTCGAGACCTGCATCTGGAAGGGGCCGTCGGGGTCGACCTCGGGCGGCGGGGTGTGGCGCAGTATGGCCTCGAAGAGCGGCGTCATGTCGCCCTCGCGCACATCGGGCGAGAGGCTCGCGTAACCGTACAGGGCCGAGGCGTAGACGACCGAGAAATCCAATTGCTCTTCGGTCGCCCCCAGTTTGTCGAAGAGGTCGAAGGTCTGATCCAGGACCCAGTTCACGCGTGCCCCCGGCCGGTCGACCTTGTTGATGACGACGATCGGCCGCAGCCCGAGGGCGAAGGCCTTGCGTGTCACGAAGCGCGTCTGTGGCATGGGTCCGTCGACGGCGTCGACGAGCAACA is part of the Acidiferrobacter thiooxydans genome and harbors:
- the typA gene encoding translational GTPase TypA; protein product: MTTQNLRNIAIIAHVDHGKTTLVDELLKQSGTFESRANMGARVMDSNDLERERGITILAKNTAIRWRDHRINIVDTPGHADFGGEVERVLSMVDSVLLLVDAVDGPMPQTRFVTRKAFALGLRPIVVINKVDRPGARVNWVLDQTFDLFDKLGATEEQLDFSVVYASALYGYASLSPDVREGDMTPLFEAILRHTPPPEVDPDGPFQMQVSSLAYSSYVGPIATGRIKRGTVRTNQAVAVIDREGKRREGKVLQVLGFLGLERTEIKEASAGDIIAVTGIDPIYISDTLCDPSRPEALPPLTVDEPTVSMTFEINTSPFVGQDGKFVTSRQLRERLERELIHNVALRVEDTADADKFKVSGRGELHLGILIETMRREGYELAVSRPQVITKIVDGEVHEPYEALTLDVEQAHQGVLIERLGNRRGDLLAMEPDASGRIRLEYIIPSRGLIGFQTEFLSLTSGTGLMHHVFDHYGPVKKGDIGGRVNGVLIANGAGKSVAYALFSLQERGRLFIGPGEDLYEGMIIGIHSRDNDLVVNPLRGKQLTNMRASGSDENILLTPPIQLTLERAIEFIDDDELVEVTPHHIRLRKRYLKENDRKKAQRQG